Within the Medicago truncatula cultivar Jemalong A17 chromosome 4, MtrunA17r5.0-ANR, whole genome shotgun sequence genome, the region AGTACAACCCAACCGCAtgtcttttttctctctttattactCCTATTTACTTTTATACCCCCCTTTTTCTTCAATGCCGTAAACTACCTTATCTTTCTTTCATTCCCAAGACAAGATTGATCAACGTTAATCAATCTTAAACACTCTCTATGTATACATATGCACCAAAATCAAGAGGAAGATGAAAAGAGAGGGCCATTTTGGCAATTATTATTCCTAAAAATTCTACTCAACCATTGAAAGACGACGAAACCTAAGCAAGCAACCTCTCTCTCTGCCACCTCCATGTTTTCAGAAATGTTCTGCACCAAAAACTATACGCATGTTAAATTGTTCattaatctctctctctctcaattctcAACTCTCAACCAATCTCAACTGACTTCGTTATTTATCATAACATAACTCTATAAAAGAGTGCTTGCTTAAGAGTTGTGAAAGCATTGGAagtaaagagaagaagaagaagaagaatggagGGTGAGAATAATAATGAGATGAATGAAGAGGGGTCGAATGGGAATAATAGTATTTCATCAAGTTCACGATGGAACCcaacaaaagaacaaataaGTATGTTGGAGAATTTGTATAAGCAAGGAATAAAGACACCAAGTGCTGAAGAAATACAAGAAATCACTGCTAGGCTTAGAGTGTATGGTCACATCGAAGGAAAGAATGTCTTTTACTGGTTTCAGAATCACAAAGCAAGACAGAGACAGAAACAGAAGCAAGAAAGTATTGCT harbors:
- the LOC25492497 gene encoding WUSCHEL-related homeobox 2, producing the protein MEGENNNEMNEEGSNGNNSISSSSRWNPTKEQISMLENLYKQGIKTPSAEEIQEITARLRVYGHIEGKNVFYWFQNHKARQRQKQKQESIAYFNRLLHRPQPIYPSPICPNGMFSTSSFF